CAGAAATTTCAGAATTCCCCTTTTATAATGTACCCCCATCCTCATCAGCTGTGTCACTGCCACTGGGCCCCCACCACAGGTCATCAGCTCCTACCTTCCAACACGGCTACACCGACGCGTAGGCACGCACGGACGCCGCTCCCATCACTGCCCAGCTTGCCAATCGCCATACCCGCTCTCCCTCCGCTAcagtgctcctcctcctccccttgccACTTGAGTAGGAGTACATGACCGACCAACCCCCCAGCCCAGgatctccttcctcccttccgATCAGCTCCATTCCATGGCCGCTATAAGTAGCAGCTGCAGCTAATCAGTCAGCAACTAGGCACCAAACCATCACTTCActcccaccccccccccccccccccccacgcctCTCGATCCTCCCCGTCCACCACGCACGTACCATCACCACACCTAGCTACCGCCCGCGTCGTCcccggccatggccgccgagaagCCGCCTCTGCCACCCAAGCCGAAGCCGGCCCTGCCGCCcaggccgaggccgccgcctaacgcggcggcgaggcccgcgccgccggcccccgccAATGGCTTCACCAGGCCCTCGCCGCCTTTCAAGAAGCCAgctctcgcgccgccgccgccgccgcaggtgctcccgctcaagcccccgccggcgcgccagtaccacctccaccaccagcacccgccgccccccggcggcgcgcggaagccggcggcgcggtaccgccagcagcagcaccgccgcggcggcggcgggtgctcgTGCCGCCGCGCGTGCTGCGTCGCCGCGGGGGTCGCCGTCCTCGCGCTCTGCCTGTCCCTCGCCGCGGCGTGCCTCGCGTACCTCTACtaccgcccgcggccgccgtcgttCCACCTGCAGCCGCTGGACCCCGTGCGGCTCCGCCTCCTCGGcaactcctcggcggcggcgcccgccctgGACGCCACCGTGGGCGCCCGCGCCGTGTCGTGGAACCCCAACGAGCGCGTCGCGTTCcggtacggcggcggcgagggccgcgTCGCGctggccgacggcgacggcgacgtcgcGCTCGGGTGGGCGCCCGTCGCCGGGTTCGAGCACGCGccgcggagcgccgccgccgtggcgttcGTGGCGGCCGCCAGGGGCGTGGTCGTCGACGAGGCCGTCGCGGCGCGGGTGCGCGACCGgtaccggcggcggcagcaggggtTCAGGGTGGTGGTGGACACCCGCGTCGGCGTCCGCGTCGGGGCGCTGCGCACCGGCATGGTGCCGGTCAGGCTGGCCTGCGACGGCGGCGTGAtggcgccgcgcggcggcgggaccgCGGCGGGGCCCCTGAGCAGATGCCAGGTGTATCTGTTCAGAGTGAGATGGTGAGTTCATTCACTCTGCTATGCTCCTGCGTTGGTTGCGTTGCATGCTTCTGTCGGTGACGCATTTACCATTTTCCTAGCAACATTTTTGCATCCCGATGCTGCGCGCGGATACAAATTGCAAATGTGATCCAACCTTACACTGATCAACACAATTCAAATTGCAAATCCAAAGtgaattataatttgaaaccaAAACTTTTTTTGCGGATCTTGCATCATCAAGGGAAGGCGAGCGAGAATTCTTCTGCCGCTACAAATTCCTGCAAAATCCACACAAAAATCCCAAACATCGGGCCTAAATTTGCCACTTGCTAGATGCATTTGCAATTCGTCGCGCCCTCGTGACACTCGGTATTCATCCATCTAGAGGTCAAAAGGAAGATTCCACCACGGGTCGGTGAGCGAGTGATCCGAGCACTAGCCAGGAAGGCCAGGTATCGAGCCCACATGCTGACAAGGCATATGTGTGGTACGGCCATGAGGTGTCGCTGTCCCGTGGGCCCCCCTAGCTGAGAGAGACAATTCGTGCCACCACACGAGATGCCGCCGGCTGCAGTGGATCGCGCCGATCCAGGGGGGTCCTGCGCCTGCCTGCCTGCATGCACTGTGGGATGTCGGAAGACGAGAGGACTGAGGAGATGACcaattgagttttttttttcgtcCTTCGTGTACAATTTTGAGCCCTTGTCCATGAGAGATCTTGAAAAGGGATTAGCTTGCATTGCAAGGTGCCCAGGTGGTCTCTCATGGACATGTGACAAATTGGCTGGTAGTCTGGTAGTTTAATGATACTCCCTGCGTTCTAGATTGTATGTTATTTTAGTCGACCTGGATCCAGTGCAGTTGTTACTGCTACTGGAAGATAAGCAGTTGCCGTATCTGGACCATTCAAGGAGCTTTCTACGGCTAGGATCGGACCCATTTTTTTTCACCTTTCATCCCAACTTTTGTTGTTAGTCAATAAgcaaaaacaacaacaaaagagagaagagaaggcTTGCATTTCACTAGAAACTGAGTTTAATGCCCTGCAATTTACATTCCCAAAAGAGCCTATTTTTTGTTAATAAAAAACAAGTTGTTCAAGTAGTGACAATGCTGCACTGTTTGCTGGGGACTAAAGGTAAGAACAACGCCACCAGACCTCAGTACCAGGGGTTTGGTCTCGCCTCTCCGTCCACGATCTAACGCACTCCGAGTGCGCCGGCCACCTCATCAGGCCCGCTGCCGTCCTGTTCAGCAGCCCCGCGGCGCGGAGGATGGCCCTGAGATCGGCGACCTTCGCCGGCTTAGTGCAGCAGTAGTTGACGTGCATGATGGCCACCTACGCCGCGTCGCGGCTGTCCTGGCAGAAGCCGCTGAAGCGCGCCGTGTCCAGGacgcgcgcgcacgccgagcCGCCGAAACGCGCCGCGCCGCTTCATCCGGTTCAGCACATCCTTCTCCTTCATACCCGGCGAAGGCCCGACGCGCCGCGTGCCACTAGTCGAACAGCGCCGCCGTGCGGCCGTTGGAggtcatgaagaagaagaagcccgTATTCAGCTTGTTGCCGACGTAGTCGCGCGCCTCACCGTTGAAGATCAGGATGAGGTCCTCGCCATCGCCGTTGTCCAGCTTCGGGAACGGGTTCCTCAGCCACATAATGTCCATGTCTTTGCAAAAATCAGCACGTCCATGGCCCTTCGATTCGTTGCTGACGCTCAGGATTGCCCGACCGCTAAAGTTGCAGTCACTATAGGGACTGCACCTGATCTcggtcctatatatatatatatatatatatatatatatatatatatatatatatatatatatatatatatatataacacccCGCGATTGGAATAGACAATAAGTTTATATATATAGATACTTTATTGTGTATATGGATATAAAAGTTgtgtctagatacatagaaaaaattatatatttagatttttgccaaaatgtcctgcaatttggaacggagagaaTAGCAAGGAATTTCGCTCCAGGATGTGACAAAATTCTCCAAACGAACGAAAATTGAATGCTCAGATAGTCATTTGCTTGCTGTGGGTACACTGCTACATAGATGTTGAACAGTACACGTGTTAGTGTGACACAACTAATGCCCAGATTCATGATCCAACCTGCCCCGGCCCCACTTTTGTTGCGCCAAGTTTTTTGCAAGTTGTGCGTTCGTTGGACCATCATCAGGCAGGCAGGGGATGATGTAGTGTAGCTCCCGTGTGCAGAAAGATGTTGAAATTCTAGCAAATGACAAGGCCAGGGGGACGAATGGGGGAACTTCATCGGGACATTGGATCCTAGATGGGTGGAGCATTATTTGGTCGCAAGTGAGGACCATTGTCTTTGCCTTGTACGAGATACCCTGTAACGAACAtagcaccatttatgccatttcgagtgattttggtgattgaatgacaacacaacacttagactaatatgattgtttagatgatcattctcaggcttttagattcaagtgatgacaaagagaaagagaaagatagGTGTAGCAAGGCCCAAAgagccgcccctacgggggtcgagggggagccgcccctcgcgggtctcagggcagcgccctgaaagctcttcgattcaggagcaccggaagaaccgacgccagggcatcggagcatccggtggtagtcggaagaaccgacgccatgatgtttggtgcaagatggaatcgaagccaagtcagcctttaggcaccggttgaaccgacggtccaagaaagggcatcggtgc
This window of the Panicum virgatum strain AP13 chromosome 1K, P.virgatum_v5, whole genome shotgun sequence genome carries:
- the LOC120697067 gene encoding uncharacterized protein LOC120697067, with the protein product MAAEKPPLPPKPKPALPPRPRPPPNAAARPAPPAPANGFTRPSPPFKKPALAPPPPPQVLPLKPPPARQYHLHHQHPPPPGGARKPAARYRQQQHRRGGGGCSCRRACCVAAGVAVLALCLSLAAACLAYLYYRPRPPSFHLQPLDPVRLRLLGNSSAAAPALDATVGARAVSWNPNERVAFRYGGGEGRVALADGDGDVALGWAPVAGFEHAPRSAAAVAFVAAARGVVVDEAVAARVRDRYRRRQQGFRVVVDTRVGVRVGALRTGMVPVRLACDGGVMAPRGGGTAAGPLSRCQVYLFRVRWFSLN